The region ttataaattttatccaTCAAATTTGTTTTCAAGTTTGATAATGTAATCCGTTCACCCACTTATCGAATTAGATGGACATTTAAATTTAATCCGACGTCACGAAAATTTTGATAAACGCTCTTCTATAAAAAAAGacctataaatttaaaataaagttgACATAAAGATtgaagataattttttaaaagaaaccacataaatagtttttaaaagaaaataaacccaAAAATGAGTTTGGGTATTTGATATAAAGGTTAAAACcatggataaaaaaaatattttccataaattatactccctccgttcaaatagagttgtccaccgtatttttatcacacagtttaagaaaaacaattattgtttataaattttgtgaaatttttcttacttttcttataatacccctatttaatataagatccacttgcaatttaattttaatttatactcattaatgaatttttaataggggtaatatagaaaaatcgAGTGTAATTAaaagttagttatttttttgaaaGTGACAagaattttgaaacaaaaatatttcttaaaatagacaactctattgggcCGAGGGAGTATATATTTTTCTACTGCTAAAAATAACAATCCATACCCGGAAAAAGGCAAccttgatttaaaaaattaaaagaaataagaaattgTGCCATGTACTTTGTCCAGTTGCATGTACTGTTAATCAAtagttaatataaaattatatggaTCATTAAGCTAATCCAAAAAGGAAGAGATAAACCTAGCAGGAAAAAACCCTAGAGAAAAGAAgttgaatataaaaatatacaGAAGAGATAGAaagttagagagagaaagaaaggaGAGGGTGAAGTGTTAGACTTTGTGTCCTCATAAAGTATCACATCACCCACTATTTCATACCTATAAATCTTGGTCCTTCTATTTTCCAAAATTCTCAACAATCTCAACACAAACCACCTTAAATTTTCTTGAGAGTTGAAGAAACATTACAGAGAAGAAGAACAAGATGGGCAGAGCTCCTTGTTGTGATAAAGCAAATGTGAAAAAAGGACCATGGTCACCTGAAGAAGATGCTAAACTCAAAGCTTTTATTGAACAATCTGGTACTGGTGGTAACTGGATCGCTCTTCCTCAAAAAATtggtataaaaaatatatgttttgtttattttattgttcATTTTATTTCTGCTATTTATCTTTTTGTGTGTTCAATTGTTTGGGTTTTAATGTTCAGGGCTGAAGAGATGTGGAAAAAGTTGCAGATTGAGATGGTTGAATTACTTGAGACCTAACATCAAACATGGTGGATTCTCTGAGGAAGAAGACAATATCATCTGCAGCCTCTATATTAGTATTGGCAGCAGGTTTTTATTCTAACCCTAACCCATACTTTCATGTGCAACTTAACCTCAACTGCTTGTCTTTTTTCTTTGTCCATGAATATTTTTTATGCATAACATGTCATCTTTAATTAACCCATGTTGCGCGAAAACAAAAATACTGAAACGAAAAACTGTAAAACCATATATTTCATGAAAGTTGGTTGTAGAAATAAAGTTTCGGAGTTTTAGAAATGTAAGACTCGACAAATTTCTATCGATATAGTCTTTCTCTTACTTTATTTCTAgttttttgttcttttgtttCTTGTTTCATATTTCTTGGATATTCCAAAGGCATGTGATTAACTCAAATTTAAACCTACTTTCTCAGGTGGTCAATAATTGCAGCTCAATTACCAGGAAGAACAGATAATGATATTAAGAACTACTGGAACACAAGGTTGAAGAAGAAGCTACTCGGAAGACGAAAACAAGCGAATAACATGCATCGGCTATCGGATACTACTCAATCGGATTCGAATCGTGTTGAAGATACTTCTTCGTCTTCGATTTCCTTAAGCAACTCAGCTCTTGAAAGGCTTCAGCTTCATATGCAACTTCAAACCCTTCAAAACCCATTTACTAACTTATGCAACAATCCTACACTATGGCCTAAGTTGCATCCTCTTCAGGAAAAACTTCTCCTTCAATCTATGGCTGAAACATCTAATTCTCTTATGCAACAATTTATGCCTAATACTCAACAATTATCACTTCTTGATCATCACAATTACCCGAAAGTCGATAATCCTACAGTGAATGGTACTGTAGTGAATTCAAATAGCTTAGTTCCATTCAACAATTGTGGCAATAAAGCGACGGACTCAAATATGGGAGTCAGCCTGCAATCTGATGCAGCAATTCAGCCTGTTTTGACATTCCAGGCCGAGCTTGAGGATTATCTGAGTAACAAAATATGTGGGTATGTGGGACAAGAAGATCAGATTACTGAGTTTGATTGTTTTAAGGAAATGAATAATAGTTCAAAGGACAGCTTAATGTGGTGGTCTAATGTGTATGAGACAAAGTCAGGATCATCTAATTCTTGGGATTCGAGTTCTGGTCTTCAGTCTGAAGGGATGTTTCAGGATTATGAATATAATTTGTAATTAGAGGAGATTGGGAAAAAGAAAGGAATTAGAGAATGGGCTTCAGctacttaattatttaattgtgaTGGTGAAGAAAATGAGGAAGAGAAGTTGACAATATGGTAGCAAACGGTTTTATGTAAATTTGTGTGAATAATAACGTTAATGTCCTTCTCAGAGAAGCATGTGTTCTAAAAATTAATACTGAGTGTATTATTTTCTAGTTAAATCTGCCTTtgctatttaaaattttagaaaatataatcAATAAGATCAGATTTCATTCATCAAGGTCTGATAAATTAAGAAGTTTATAATTGTAGATATCATGATGCAGGTGTGGATGCGGAATTGAATTTTTTGGAGAAAATTGATCGCAAAGTGGTATAGTGACAATTTCGTAATTCTCCCAAAATTTGAGACATGTGATTTGGACAATTTTTGAACCTGGTTCCATTAGAAATGATCCAACGATTGATAAAAATgaatttggcctttttttttcagaaataaCCAAGATTCCATCttgatttataaatatatggTCCATGATTTTAACTTCCTGAACTACGATACACgcgtatgattttttttttttcttttgattacaAAGAAAGGCCAAGGCCAGGGAAATCAATTAGCTCTACACATCCTAGGGATAGAAACACCAGCTATATCATCTAATAAGAGACGATTAACATTACTCGGCATGTCTTCGAAAATAGACAGCCCTAAGTTAAGGGTAAAACCATGATTAGCCAACCAATCCGCACAACGGTTGCCTTCTCTATAAGAGTGACGAATCTCTACGCTACAATTTCTGCTAATAATCTCTCTAATGGAATTGAAGAGATAGGTACTGGCATTGGTATGGGTAATATTCTGCGTAAGCGCATCCACAGCAAGTTTGCTATCCATCTCGAGAATGATGTTTCTGAAACCTCTGTTCCACGCTATCTCCAAACCGTCGAGGGCACCCCATAATTCTGCTTGTAAAACCGAGCACCTTCCAATGTTTCTGCTGAAGCCGAAAACCCAGTCCCCATCTTTATTACGAGCTAAGCCACCAGAAGAAGCGTTGTAAAAAGGGTTCCGAACGGCGCCGTCAGTGTTAAGCTTGATCCAGTTAGCTGGGGGAGGAGACCAACCGATCAGGCAAGGCTTCTTGAGAGCAAAGGCAGGAGTCGAGAGATGAATGAACTTCTCAGCTTGGGTTGTATAGTTTGCCATAGATGTAATCATCTGGATGATGTCAAAAGAGCTGCGATTCTCTTCTTTGAAAATACGATTGTTGCGCTGGTTCCATAAACACCAACAAGTGATGCCGAAGATAACGTTCCATTTGGGCTCTTGTGAGTTATTCTGATCCTGAACCTGCAGATTATTAAACAACCAGTCATTGAATTGGAAATTATGGAATGAATGATAGCGCACATCATTAAGATTTTTCCACACTTCCCTTGCAAAAATGCAGTTTCTGAGTACATGATCAATATCTTCAATAACAGCTCCGCACAAAGCGCAAGAGGTATCGTCAGTCATGTGGCGTCTACCTCGCTCTTGGTTCGTGAGCAATTTATTTTTAGCAGTAAGCCACAAAAAGTTGCGAATCCGATGGGTTCCTGGCCATTTCCAGATAAGCTTCCAGATTTTATCTTCCTCTGGCCAATTATGGCTGTCCTGTAAAGAGTAAGCCGACTTAACCGTGAAGAGACCTGAGCTAGTAAGACCCCAGTAAGGTTGGTCAGCATCGTGATCAGAATTGGGCGCAATAAGAGCAGCTAAATGCAGCAACACCTCATTCTGCAGAATATTAGAGAGATCATTCCAATTCCAAGTGTTGTTCACAATGTAATCTTTAACTTTAAGCTGAAGAATATGATCAGGAAGGTTAGTAAAAGCACGAAGTTTCAACGGGCCAAAGTCGCCAAGCCAGTTGTCCTCCCAAAATTTGACTGTCTCGCCATTTCCTACAGACCAGTGGACACCAAGGAGCATAACATCCCAAATATGAGCAAGACTGCGCCAAAGAGTGGAACTAGAGCCGCCGACTTTATAAGAGTTACCATTACGAGACCAGCCGTATTTGCTGCGGAGAACTTGGACCCAGAGAAGTTCTGGCTTAGTAATCACCGAGAACCCTATCTTCATGGTGAAAGCTTTGTTCTGAAGATTCAAATCACGTAATCCACTTCCACCATTACCGCAAGGAGTACACATATCCTTCCATTTAACTAAGCTGGTTTTGCGATTCTCATCAGTAGATCCCCAAATGAAATTGCGAACACACCGGTTAATTTGATCGCAAAGACTCTTAGGCAAAGAGGTCGACTGCATAGTGTAACCAGGAGTAGCCATTAAAACAGATTTGGCCAACGTGATGCGACCCGCCATGGAGAGCAACTTAGCATTCCATCCTGAGAGTTTAACCTTGATTTTCTCAAGAATGTAAGCGTAGGTGTCCTTAGTAACTCGAGAGTGAAGTAAGGGAACTCCAAGATACTTTCCAAGATCAGTTGACCTTTGAAAACCCAAGAGGGAGCTGATGTTAACCGAATCTTGGTAATTGACGTTGCTAGAGAAAAAATTTTGGTCttgttcaaattaattttaagaccGGAGCTGTCCGAAAATTCCTCGAGAATCGCCTTGATATTACTTCCTTGAGCCTTGTTAGCTTTTCCGAAAAGCACCAAGTCATCTGCGAAAAAAAGATGAGATAGCTTAGGAccagttttatttaatttgataggATTCCACTCACCTTGTCTAATAGAAAGATCGATACGA is a window of Mercurialis annua linkage group LG2, ddMerAnnu1.2, whole genome shotgun sequence DNA encoding:
- the LOC126667321 gene encoding transcription factor MYB36, whose translation is MGRAPCCDKANVKKGPWSPEEDAKLKAFIEQSGTGGNWIALPQKIGLKRCGKSCRLRWLNYLRPNIKHGGFSEEEDNIICSLYISIGSRWSIIAAQLPGRTDNDIKNYWNTRLKKKLLGRRKQANNMHRLSDTTQSDSNRVEDTSSSSISLSNSALERLQLHMQLQTLQNPFTNLCNNPTLWPKLHPLQEKLLLQSMAETSNSLMQQFMPNTQQLSLLDHHNYPKVDNPTVNGTVVNSNSLVPFNNCGNKATDSNMGVSLQSDAAIQPVLTFQAELEDYLSNKICGYVGQEDQITEFDCFKEMNNSSKDSLMWWSNVYETKSGSSNSWDSSSGLQSEGMFQDYEYNL